In a genomic window of Deltaproteobacteria bacterium:
- a CDS encoding MoaD/ThiS family protein: MKVRVKLYGTFGRRFPQARAAAGMEMEIPSGASAKDLLARLEIREDQGGVVILNNRILKMADEIPPGAEVGIFQRLYGG, encoded by the coding sequence ATGAAGGTCAGAGTGAAGCTATATGGGACGTTCGGCAGACGGTTTCCCCAGGCCCGCGCTGCGGCGGGGATGGAGATGGAGATCCCATCGGGTGCCTCGGCAAAGGATCTTCTGGCCCGGCTGGAGATCCGGGAGGACCAGGGGGGCGTGGTGATCCTGAATAATCGAATTCTCAAGATGGCGGATGAAATCCCCCCCGGGGCCGAGGTCGGGATTTTTCAGCGTCTTTATGGAGGATAA
- a CDS encoding cobalamin-dependent protein (Presence of a B(12) (cobalamin)-binding domain implies dependence on cobalamin itself, in one of its several forms, or in some unusual lineages, dependence on a cobalamin-like analog.): MAEELARLLADLKEAEALAYVEKALEQGRDPLDLLAGAKEGMAIVGERFADSDYFIPDLVFSGEILKRIVALLEPHLKTRGESKKIGKVVMGTVKGDIHDIGKDLVVFMLDVSGFEVTDLGIDVPIQKFVDALKETGSTVVGLSGFLTLAFDAMKETVEAIREAGLRDDVKIMIGGGQIDEQVRRFTGADAYGKDAIEAVALARRWIGG, encoded by the coding sequence ATGGCTGAAGAACTTGCAAGACTGTTGGCGGATTTGAAGGAGGCGGAGGCCCTGGCGTATGTGGAAAAGGCCCTGGAACAGGGACGCGATCCGTTGGACCTGTTGGCGGGCGCCAAGGAAGGGATGGCAATCGTGGGCGAGCGGTTTGCCGACTCAGACTATTTTATCCCGGATCTGGTCTTTTCAGGAGAGATCCTCAAACGCATCGTGGCCCTGCTGGAGCCACATCTCAAGACCCGGGGCGAATCCAAAAAGATCGGGAAGGTCGTCATGGGGACCGTGAAGGGCGATATCCATGACATCGGAAAGGACCTGGTGGTCTTTATGCTGGATGTGAGCGGATTCGAGGTCACGGATCTGGGCATTGATGTGCCGATTCAGAAATTTGTGGACGCCCTCAAGGAGACCGGCAGCACCGTGGTCGGCCTGAGCGGATTCTTGACCCTGGCCTTTGATGCCATGAAAGAGACCGTTGAGGCCATCCGGGAAGCAGGGCTGCGGGACGATGTGAAGATCATGATCGGAGGCGGCCAGATTGACGAGCAGGTCAGACGGTTTACCGGTGCGGATGCCTATGGTAAAGACGCCATCGAGGCAGTGGCACTCGCCCGGCGCTGGATAGGAGGATAA